The following coding sequences lie in one Kribbella sp. NBC_00709 genomic window:
- a CDS encoding helix-turn-helix domain-containing protein has product MGRDIREQASAWSRYQRHTFHRPSPALVPWVERYWEARWDYAEPYRQKIVPYPNVHLSFGAGRADVNGVCSRYQIKVLEGRDHVFGVAFRPGAFRSFLGASVSTITNRVVPATEVFGPDLPTALDVPSIDAFLLKHLPDDDTRVRQAIAAVELIAKDKAVTRVERLAGGLGLSMRGLQRLFAEYVGIGPKWVIRRYRLHEVTTRMADGGAIDWAALAADLGYADQGHFIRDFKTIFGEPPTWYAQRY; this is encoded by the coding sequence GTGGGACGCGACATTCGTGAGCAGGCGAGTGCGTGGAGCAGGTATCAGCGCCACACGTTCCACCGCCCGTCGCCGGCGCTCGTGCCATGGGTGGAGCGTTACTGGGAGGCTCGTTGGGACTACGCCGAGCCCTACCGGCAGAAGATCGTGCCGTACCCGAACGTGCACCTGTCGTTCGGCGCCGGCCGCGCGGACGTCAACGGCGTATGCAGCCGCTACCAGATCAAGGTCCTCGAGGGCCGCGACCACGTCTTCGGCGTCGCGTTCCGGCCTGGCGCCTTCCGCTCGTTCCTCGGCGCCTCCGTCTCGACGATCACCAACCGCGTCGTACCAGCGACCGAGGTGTTCGGCCCGGACCTGCCCACCGCGCTCGACGTACCGTCTATCGATGCGTTCCTGCTGAAACACCTGCCGGACGACGACACCCGGGTGCGCCAGGCGATAGCCGCGGTCGAGCTGATCGCCAAGGACAAGGCCGTGACCAGGGTCGAACGCCTCGCCGGTGGCCTGGGGCTGAGCATGCGGGGGCTGCAACGGCTGTTCGCGGAGTACGTCGGCATCGGCCCGAAGTGGGTGATCCGCCGCTACCGCCTGCACGAGGTAACCACACGGATGGCCGACGGCGGCGCGATCGACTGGGCCGCGCTGGCGGCGGACCTCGGCTACGCCGACCAAGGCCACTTCATCCGCGACTTCAAAACCATCTTCGGCGAACCACCAACCTGGTACGCGCAACGCTATTAA
- a CDS encoding TIGR03086 family metal-binding protein translates to MSHLSNAAEAMVAVARTITDDQLANKTPCTDYDVRSLVNHLLFWGPSLAGAGRKESVPQPATAEAEVDLAAGDWRGRLLTLLDDISSSWAPPSAWDGETSMGTPQLLPASVMGDMIVGELAVHGWDLAVATGQRLELPADLLAHLHDTMFAGVEQGREMGMYGPQIAVPAGAPTLDRILGLTGRDPAWA, encoded by the coding sequence ATGTCACACCTTTCCAACGCGGCCGAAGCCATGGTCGCAGTCGCCCGTACCATCACCGACGACCAGCTCGCCAACAAGACTCCATGCACGGACTATGACGTGCGGAGCCTGGTCAACCACCTGTTGTTCTGGGGCCCGTCGCTCGCCGGCGCCGGCCGCAAGGAGTCCGTTCCGCAGCCGGCGACCGCCGAGGCCGAGGTGGATCTGGCAGCCGGCGACTGGCGCGGCCGCCTGCTCACTCTGCTGGACGACATCTCGTCGTCGTGGGCGCCGCCGAGCGCTTGGGACGGCGAGACGAGCATGGGCACGCCGCAGCTGCTGCCCGCGTCTGTCATGGGCGACATGATCGTCGGCGAGCTGGCCGTGCATGGCTGGGACCTGGCGGTCGCGACCGGGCAGCGGCTGGAACTGCCCGCTGACCTGCTGGCGCACCTGCACGACACGATGTTCGCCGGCGTGGAGCAGGGGCGGGAGATGGGCATGTACGGACCGCAGATCGCGGTGCCGGCCGGCGCGCCCACGTTGGACCGCATCCTCGGCTTGACCGGCCGTGATCCCGCCTGGGCGTAG
- a CDS encoding Shedu anti-phage system protein SduA domain-containing protein, translated as MRTIEEIQSHLEHGSAGSTRIVAYQGLLRRLNAAVIEDLAESGLDRESLRTDHRPWPPGSFVSNAGFSDVVLLNDDGAPLLLAEISPLLSSPAKNIRNRLNEAVASATSIRWSFDGPERAPFKPCVALLFIMDGTTIEARSKPDSYAYFSARARAVALELARSTFSRLAADGLVDAICFLLADRERMEITEPYEEFSFEQFVGSIEDALGLAQDRRADPQFGAYGLGRAFALGDVEGVVSGLTSTPSGLSAVEGAVIRERRSVVARLQALALADDVNETAMHKAIGKRYWLFGGQYVGVADRRSLMPLDQYDIPLLCADGSLEVIELKGPEVDIVRRHRNHLIVTDEVHEAVSQCLNYLRSLDEVGPALALQYKSELGIDFDLRRAKGTVVVGHPDRVSKSGASKVQVEQTIRSYNAHLSRLQVLTYADLLDSAERTLRFASE; from the coding sequence GTGCGAACGATCGAAGAGATCCAATCACATCTGGAGCACGGCTCAGCAGGATCAACGCGCATTGTCGCCTATCAGGGCCTGCTCCGTCGCCTGAACGCCGCCGTCATAGAGGACCTGGCTGAATCCGGGCTCGATCGGGAGTCACTGCGAACGGACCACCGTCCGTGGCCACCGGGCAGCTTCGTATCGAACGCCGGCTTTTCCGACGTTGTACTCCTCAACGACGACGGGGCGCCGCTTCTGCTAGCAGAGATTAGTCCATTGCTTAGTTCGCCGGCCAAGAACATCAGGAATCGTCTAAACGAGGCTGTCGCCAGCGCAACGAGTATTCGGTGGTCGTTCGACGGTCCCGAGCGGGCTCCGTTCAAGCCCTGTGTGGCGCTGCTCTTCATCATGGATGGAACGACCATCGAAGCGCGTTCGAAACCGGACTCCTACGCGTACTTCTCCGCTCGGGCTCGCGCAGTCGCCTTGGAGCTGGCGAGATCCACCTTCTCGAGGCTCGCGGCTGATGGGTTGGTCGACGCCATCTGTTTCCTGCTTGCCGATCGGGAGCGGATGGAGATCACCGAGCCATACGAAGAGTTCTCGTTCGAGCAGTTCGTCGGCAGCATCGAGGATGCCCTAGGGCTGGCGCAAGATCGACGTGCCGATCCGCAATTCGGTGCGTACGGGCTTGGGCGGGCGTTTGCGCTGGGAGACGTGGAAGGAGTGGTCTCTGGTTTGACCTCGACTCCTTCTGGGTTGTCGGCCGTCGAAGGCGCGGTTATTCGCGAACGTCGAAGTGTCGTCGCGCGGCTGCAGGCGCTGGCTTTGGCGGATGACGTGAATGAAACCGCCATGCATAAGGCGATCGGGAAACGATACTGGCTCTTTGGCGGTCAGTATGTCGGAGTAGCTGACCGGCGGTCGTTGATGCCCCTCGACCAGTACGACATACCGCTGCTGTGTGCAGATGGCAGCCTTGAGGTCATTGAGCTGAAGGGTCCGGAGGTCGACATCGTTCGTCGCCACCGCAACCATCTGATCGTGACCGACGAGGTCCATGAGGCGGTCAGCCAATGCCTGAACTACCTACGGTCTCTAGATGAGGTGGGCCCCGCGTTGGCGCTGCAGTACAAATCTGAGCTGGGAATCGACTTCGATCTGCGCAGGGCCAAGGGGACGGTCGTTGTGGGCCACCCGGACCGGGTCTCGAAATCGGGCGCGTCGAAGGTACAGGTCGAGCAGACGATTCGCTCCTACAACGCGCACCTCAGCCGGTTGCAGGTGCTCACTTATGCGGATCTACTCGACAGCGCCGAACGTACGCTGCGATTCGCCTCTGAATAG
- a CDS encoding DUF1837 domain-containing protein yields MTDFNGWCTLSPLVPIGAHRAGVIESYDDGYGVAKLAASLPNAYAETSSLAMVAERFGKQGVAKFLRNKLPTKASARSGDMGEILATAYLHEEFGCVVGPSRLIQRDHQEWAMRGDDVLGAWLDERARLHITKAEAKSRASLGVSTVEEAREGLARNDGLPSPHSLTQFAERLLPTSDSQIGEAVIAMQLSEGIRPDDVNHLMFLFTGSDPRPHVAADLEAYTGSVPQLTITLRVAGHQKFIKEAYEEVTTVGA; encoded by the coding sequence ATGACTGACTTCAACGGCTGGTGCACACTCAGTCCGCTTGTACCTATCGGTGCCCATCGGGCCGGCGTCATCGAGTCGTACGACGACGGTTACGGTGTAGCCAAACTGGCTGCAAGTCTTCCGAATGCTTATGCGGAGACAAGTTCGCTGGCAATGGTCGCGGAGCGATTCGGAAAGCAGGGGGTGGCGAAGTTCCTTCGCAATAAGCTCCCCACTAAGGCAAGCGCGCGCTCTGGGGACATGGGTGAGATCCTTGCGACGGCATACCTTCACGAAGAGTTCGGGTGTGTAGTTGGTCCGAGCCGACTCATCCAGCGCGACCATCAGGAGTGGGCGATGAGAGGCGATGATGTCCTAGGCGCCTGGCTTGACGAGCGCGCGAGATTGCACATCACCAAGGCCGAGGCGAAGAGTCGCGCAAGCCTTGGAGTGAGCACGGTCGAGGAAGCGCGTGAAGGTTTAGCGCGGAACGATGGACTGCCATCTCCGCACTCGCTGACCCAGTTCGCTGAGCGGCTCCTGCCTACGTCAGATAGCCAGATCGGCGAAGCCGTGATCGCCATGCAACTGTCGGAGGGCATCCGTCCCGACGACGTCAATCATCTTATGTTTCTATTCACGGGAAGCGACCCGCGCCCGCACGTGGCAGCAGACCTTGAGGCGTACACGGGATCAGTGCCGCAGTTGACAATCACCCTTCGAGTGGCTGGCCACCAAAAGTTCATCAAGGAGGCCTACGAGGAGGTGACCACCGTTGGCGCGTGA
- a CDS encoding LLM class flavin-dependent oxidoreductase, which yields MNDQARRATRPFRFGVVAPIGADLPAWRDRVRRIADSGYSTLLMPDVPTWQPAIGPTLATAAALADLRVGSWVYAAALREPWSTAWEAHSLSVLTEGRFEMGIGAGRPGIEVELGLPVVSPAARRARMRDTVAALRSFDGPDLHTPVVMAVSGPKSQALAFEVADAVTFVLSTEDDRAETTNRVRDFPAGRDIELGQHIAAVGDGVARFMAAPNLDTAALRAADSLVILPSDPAAAAEEIQRRREEIGFSYFVIGADFADTLAPVVAELAGH from the coding sequence ATGAACGACCAGGCCAGGCGAGCCACCAGACCATTCCGATTCGGGGTCGTTGCGCCGATCGGTGCTGACCTGCCGGCGTGGCGGGACCGCGTGCGCCGCATCGCCGACAGCGGCTACTCAACGTTGCTGATGCCCGACGTTCCTACGTGGCAACCAGCGATCGGCCCCACGCTGGCAACCGCGGCGGCGCTCGCTGACCTGCGGGTCGGCTCCTGGGTCTACGCCGCGGCTCTCCGCGAACCCTGGAGTACAGCTTGGGAGGCCCACTCGCTCTCGGTGCTCACGGAAGGCCGGTTCGAAATGGGCATCGGCGCCGGCCGGCCCGGGATCGAAGTCGAACTGGGTCTACCTGTCGTCTCCCCGGCTGCGCGTCGCGCCAGGATGCGCGACACCGTGGCCGCCCTGCGTTCGTTCGACGGTCCCGATCTGCACACTCCGGTCGTCATGGCGGTGAGCGGACCGAAGTCGCAAGCGCTGGCGTTCGAAGTCGCTGACGCCGTCACGTTCGTACTCTCGACGGAAGACGATCGAGCCGAAACCACGAACCGGGTACGCGACTTTCCTGCCGGACGCGACATCGAACTCGGCCAGCACATCGCCGCGGTCGGTGACGGCGTCGCTCGGTTCATGGCGGCGCCCAACCTCGACACCGCGGCGCTTCGCGCGGCCGACTCGCTCGTCATCCTTCCGAGTGACCCCGCGGCAGCCGCCGAAGAAATCCAACGCCGTCGCGAGGAGATCGGCTTCTCCTACTTCGTCATCGGCGCCGACTTCGCCGACACGCTCGCCCCCGTCGTGGCCGAGCTGGCCGGACACTAA
- a CDS encoding NADP-dependent oxidoreductase — MRAIIVQARDADDYGLSLTKLPDPRAAENDVIVEVHAAGFLRGEPEWPSTWTDRADRDRTPSVLGHELSGVVVELGYGSTGLTIGQRVFGLTDWARNGSLAEYAAVEARNLAPLPADVDHVTAAAVVMPGLTAWQALFDHAHLQAGQSILIDGAGGSVGSVAVQLARETGAHIIATGRAADRDLANSHGANEFLDLDSDRVEDAGEVDAVFDVIGGEIRDRSTALLRPGGTLVTVADPPTVHPDNGRSIFFVVEPNRDQLTQLATRLRDGRLTPLVTAVRDLDAVPADFAEHTRGRTIIKLK; from the coding sequence ATGCGTGCCATCATTGTCCAGGCCCGCGACGCCGACGACTACGGGCTGTCCTTGACCAAGCTGCCCGACCCCCGCGCCGCCGAGAACGACGTCATCGTCGAGGTCCATGCCGCCGGCTTCCTCCGAGGCGAGCCGGAATGGCCCAGCACCTGGACCGACCGCGCCGATCGCGACCGCACACCGAGCGTCCTCGGCCACGAACTGTCCGGCGTAGTCGTCGAGCTCGGCTACGGCAGCACTGGGCTCACGATCGGCCAGCGGGTCTTCGGCCTGACCGACTGGGCCCGCAACGGCTCACTCGCCGAGTACGCCGCCGTCGAAGCCCGCAACCTGGCTCCGCTCCCCGCCGACGTCGACCACGTCACTGCGGCCGCTGTGGTGATGCCCGGACTGACAGCCTGGCAAGCCCTGTTCGACCACGCTCACCTGCAAGCAGGCCAAAGCATCCTCATCGACGGCGCGGGCGGCTCCGTCGGATCGGTCGCCGTACAGCTCGCCCGCGAGACCGGAGCCCACATCATCGCCACCGGCCGCGCTGCCGACCGAGACCTGGCCAACTCCCATGGCGCCAACGAGTTCCTCGACCTGGACAGCGACCGCGTCGAGGACGCCGGTGAGGTCGACGCAGTCTTCGACGTCATCGGCGGCGAAATCCGCGACCGCTCCACCGCCCTACTCCGACCCGGCGGCACCCTCGTCACGGTCGCCGACCCACCAACCGTCCACCCAGACAACGGCCGCTCAATCTTCTTCGTCGTCGAGCCCAACCGCGACCAGTTGACCCAGCTGGCCACCCGCCTCCGCGACGGCAGACTCACCCCGCTCGTCACGGCCGTCCGCGACCTGGACGCCGTACCGGCCGACTTCGCAGAACACACCCGCGGCAGGACCATCATCAAGCTGAAATGA
- a CDS encoding IS481 family transposase, with the protein MSKARLVITAITVEKRSVAEVVAEYGVARSWLYELLARWRAEGEAAFEPRSRRPKTSPRATPAATVELVLALRKQLTEQGLDAGADTIGWHLLHHHDTVLSRATIHRILTRHAAVVPDPGKRPRSSYLRFAAEQPNECWQSDFTHYRLAAPSGRPGADVEIISWLDDHSRYALHVTAHPRITGTIVTSSFRETVALQGIPASTLTDNGMVYTTRFSGGKGGRNGLETELRRLNITQKNSRPNHPTTCGKVERFQQTPKKSLRAQPVQPATITELQALLDAFVDEYNHRRPHRSLPHRATPATAYTARPKATPGTDRTGEVHHRVRTDRVDDTGVVTLRVNGRLHHIGIGRTHARTHVLLPIQDLHIRVVDAATGKLLRDLILDPTKDYQPTGKPPGPVPKRNR; encoded by the coding sequence ATGTCGAAGGCTCGGTTGGTGATCACCGCGATCACGGTGGAGAAGCGGTCCGTTGCCGAGGTGGTCGCCGAGTACGGCGTGGCGCGGTCGTGGCTGTACGAGCTGCTGGCGCGGTGGCGGGCCGAGGGTGAGGCGGCGTTCGAACCGCGGTCACGGCGGCCAAAGACCTCACCGCGAGCCACACCGGCGGCGACGGTCGAGTTGGTGCTGGCGTTGCGCAAACAGCTGACCGAGCAGGGCCTGGACGCTGGCGCGGACACGATCGGCTGGCACCTACTGCACCACCACGACACCGTGTTGTCGCGTGCCACGATCCACCGGATCCTGACCCGGCACGCCGCCGTCGTTCCCGACCCCGGGAAGCGGCCCAGATCGTCGTACCTACGGTTCGCCGCCGAGCAACCCAACGAGTGCTGGCAGTCCGACTTCACCCACTACCGCCTCGCCGCCCCAAGCGGCCGGCCCGGCGCGGATGTGGAAATCATCAGCTGGCTGGACGACCACTCCCGCTACGCCCTCCATGTCACCGCCCACCCGCGGATCACCGGCACGATCGTGACCAGCAGCTTCCGTGAAACCGTTGCACTACAGGGGATCCCGGCCTCCACACTCACCGACAACGGCATGGTCTACACCACTCGGTTCTCCGGCGGCAAGGGTGGCCGCAACGGCCTCGAGACCGAACTGCGGCGCCTGAACATCACCCAGAAGAACTCCCGCCCCAACCACCCGACGACCTGCGGGAAGGTCGAGAGGTTCCAGCAGACACCCAAGAAATCGCTCCGCGCCCAACCCGTCCAACCCGCCACGATCACCGAACTCCAGGCCCTGCTCGACGCCTTCGTCGACGAATACAACCACCGCCGACCGCACCGGTCCCTGCCACACCGAGCCACCCCGGCCACCGCCTACACCGCCCGGCCGAAAGCCACCCCGGGCACCGACCGGACCGGCGAGGTCCACCACCGCGTCCGCACCGACCGCGTCGACGACACCGGCGTCGTCACCCTGCGCGTCAACGGCCGGCTCCATCACATCGGCATCGGGCGAACCCACGCCCGAACCCACGTCCTCCTGCCCATCCAAGACCTGCACATCCGCGTCGTCGACGCCGCCACCGGCAAACTCCTCCGCGACCTGATCCTCGACCCCACCAAGGACTACCAACCCACCGGCAAACCACCCGGCCCCGTCCCCAAAAGAAACAGGTGA
- a CDS encoding DEAD/DEAH box helicase, which yields MAREAGDLVESLSAATDVGFRGRLLARGQAQSMIRRAGVLPGDAPQFSPFLDADLLNYSYAMLSNSLDLLEVANGESDEPTQLTLAREGFIQGSYALEAATRNAAPAEDLAFHRLIAGAASHLGGYAARAFSLMQASQGSGRLTPMEQTLADLAMRDLNSIEQRTRTLRSSPQLSDEVLLRALTAEDGNGDQPATADQVGPVVLLLSENYLAGVSAALFAIEVGSRELLSGALEDLELGERASLDVSAPGPWWVYRLTRRLLGDLFETSIETNIPGELPPTAGYRLERWRYLRRTFVESLLARGRSEIDLWPSQLHIVDRIFHDARDLVVALPTSAGKTRIAELSILACLAQRSRAVYITPLRALSAQTERVLARTFSPLGIRVSALYGSMGVSNVDEATLRSGEIVVATPEKLDFAIRSDPTVLDDVGLIVLDEGHMIGASEREVRYEAQIQRLLRRRDASTRRILCLSAVFPSGTELDDFVAWITDDEPDGLHREAWRPTQQRFGLVEWRNDHARLTITLGADQPFIPRYLEVKQPTGRRRRAFPADQRELVIATGWRLVEEGQTVLVFCPQRNSVEPYARAIIKLHEQGLVSSVLPPDVDLGDALTVGAEWFGVDHPILRCLKLGVAIHHGALPGPFRREIERLLQLGSVKVTIASPTLAQGLNLSASAVLFHGLRRGREPLNGSEFANVIGRAGRAFVDTEGLVLYPLFQPTERRRREWLELAQGDAGKSLQSGLIEVGVALLRRMFASVGLGSVERLIEYLTGAPDWSLPVLPQEADDLRAAATATWKSNLALLDVGILSIVGDGGQDADPDFATQLVADALLGSLWDRQLRRLEDVSAAAVRAVVDSRTRHLWQTSTPSQRRGWYLAGLGADAGDELSQVSGRVISLAIGAEADILAADYEAAARRLVEIAETVFAVEAFAPEMAVADWRDVLMHWVRGQALGDLSGDRVAIAQFIESDVIYRLVWGMEAARVFEAAQGNPRAETLQGTAVTAIETGTFNRSASILIRSGFDHRLAAISAVASTGATFDSATEMRQWINDLDPKLALSQDWPTPESRSAWVEFAYRARTQRARQWIRSTEDVDEVIWYDAAPDLGTWLRVTDGGPGIQIWSTGFDLLGEASIRLNPGRQGILRAQRSGGNSGIQLRYRGPNDLFPKVRKRPPTDI from the coding sequence TTGGCGCGTGAGGCGGGCGACCTCGTCGAAAGTCTGTCGGCGGCGACGGACGTAGGCTTCCGCGGGCGTTTGCTGGCCCGTGGCCAGGCGCAGTCGATGATTCGACGCGCTGGGGTCCTGCCTGGTGATGCGCCCCAGTTCAGTCCCTTCTTGGACGCCGACCTGCTGAACTACAGCTACGCGATGCTGTCCAACAGCCTGGATCTGTTAGAGGTCGCGAACGGCGAAAGCGACGAGCCCACACAGCTCACGTTGGCTCGGGAGGGGTTCATCCAAGGCTCATATGCCCTGGAGGCGGCCACCCGAAACGCTGCGCCCGCAGAAGACCTGGCTTTTCACCGACTCATCGCAGGCGCAGCGAGCCACCTCGGCGGCTACGCTGCTCGGGCGTTTTCACTCATGCAGGCGAGCCAGGGGTCGGGGCGCTTGACTCCGATGGAACAGACGCTGGCCGATCTTGCAATGCGCGATCTGAACTCCATCGAGCAACGAACCCGAACCCTGCGCTCTTCGCCCCAGCTTTCCGACGAGGTCCTGCTAAGGGCTCTGACCGCTGAAGATGGCAACGGTGATCAACCGGCAACCGCGGACCAGGTTGGCCCCGTTGTGCTCCTCCTCAGCGAGAACTATCTCGCGGGGGTTTCGGCGGCCCTGTTCGCGATCGAGGTCGGAAGCCGGGAGCTTCTATCAGGTGCACTCGAGGATCTCGAACTCGGCGAGCGGGCCTCGTTAGACGTGAGCGCACCCGGACCGTGGTGGGTGTACCGGCTCACCCGGCGTCTGCTGGGGGATCTGTTCGAAACCAGCATCGAGACCAACATCCCAGGCGAACTGCCGCCAACTGCGGGCTATCGCCTCGAACGGTGGCGGTATCTCCGACGCACATTCGTAGAGTCGCTCCTAGCACGAGGGCGCTCCGAGATCGATCTGTGGCCCTCACAGCTCCACATCGTCGACAGGATCTTCCACGATGCACGGGATCTCGTCGTCGCGCTGCCGACCAGCGCTGGGAAGACACGCATCGCAGAGTTGTCAATTCTGGCGTGTCTCGCACAACGGAGCCGTGCGGTCTACATCACGCCGCTCCGAGCCCTCTCTGCCCAGACCGAGCGTGTCCTTGCCCGAACATTCTCGCCGCTTGGTATCCGCGTGTCCGCTCTCTACGGCAGCATGGGAGTCAGCAACGTTGACGAGGCCACACTGCGCTCGGGGGAGATTGTTGTAGCCACCCCGGAGAAGCTTGACTTCGCGATTCGCTCGGACCCGACTGTGCTTGACGACGTCGGCCTTATCGTTCTAGATGAGGGGCACATGATCGGAGCGTCTGAGCGCGAGGTGCGCTACGAAGCGCAGATTCAGCGGCTGCTACGCCGGCGAGACGCCTCGACGCGCCGCATCCTCTGTCTCTCGGCAGTTTTCCCTTCCGGGACTGAGCTCGACGACTTCGTCGCATGGATCACCGACGATGAGCCGGACGGACTGCACCGCGAGGCCTGGCGTCCGACGCAGCAACGCTTTGGCCTTGTTGAGTGGCGCAACGATCATGCACGATTGACCATCACTCTTGGGGCCGACCAGCCGTTCATTCCGCGCTACCTCGAGGTCAAGCAGCCGACTGGCCGACGGAGACGAGCGTTCCCTGCGGATCAGCGCGAACTCGTAATCGCTACCGGATGGCGCCTGGTCGAGGAGGGCCAGACCGTCCTCGTCTTCTGCCCCCAACGGAACTCCGTCGAGCCGTACGCCCGCGCGATTATCAAGCTCCACGAGCAGGGTCTTGTTTCATCTGTGCTGCCGCCTGACGTCGACCTGGGCGATGCGCTAACCGTCGGGGCCGAGTGGTTTGGGGTCGATCATCCCATTTTGAGATGTCTGAAGCTCGGCGTAGCCATTCACCATGGAGCGCTACCTGGTCCCTTCCGTCGGGAGATTGAGCGTCTGTTGCAGCTTGGCAGTGTGAAGGTCACCATTGCCTCACCGACCCTCGCGCAGGGGCTGAACTTGTCTGCCTCGGCGGTGCTCTTCCATGGCCTTCGACGAGGCAGGGAGCCTCTGAACGGCTCCGAGTTCGCGAACGTCATCGGCCGCGCTGGGCGCGCGTTCGTCGACACCGAAGGCCTTGTTTTGTACCCGCTTTTCCAGCCAACCGAGAGGCGTCGGAGGGAGTGGCTCGAACTGGCTCAAGGCGACGCCGGCAAGTCCCTGCAATCGGGACTGATCGAGGTCGGCGTCGCGTTGCTGCGGAGGATGTTCGCATCGGTCGGGCTCGGGTCTGTTGAGCGCCTGATCGAGTACCTGACGGGCGCCCCCGACTGGAGCCTGCCAGTTCTGCCCCAAGAGGCGGACGACCTCCGCGCTGCCGCTACCGCGACGTGGAAATCGAACCTCGCGCTACTCGATGTCGGCATCCTGAGCATCGTCGGAGACGGTGGCCAGGATGCCGATCCTGACTTCGCGACGCAACTCGTCGCGGATGCGCTTCTCGGGTCACTCTGGGACCGTCAACTTCGCCGCCTCGAAGACGTGAGTGCGGCGGCGGTGCGTGCAGTAGTCGACAGCCGGACCAGGCACCTGTGGCAGACCTCCACGCCGTCGCAACGCCGCGGTTGGTACTTGGCTGGGCTCGGAGCAGACGCTGGGGACGAACTCTCGCAAGTGTCTGGACGCGTTATTTCCCTGGCCATCGGGGCGGAGGCTGACATCCTCGCTGCAGACTACGAGGCGGCCGCTCGCCGACTCGTGGAGATTGCCGAGACGGTGTTCGCGGTCGAAGCCTTCGCTCCCGAGATGGCAGTTGCGGATTGGCGGGACGTGCTCATGCATTGGGTCCGGGGCCAAGCCCTCGGCGACCTTTCCGGCGACAGGGTCGCCATCGCGCAGTTCATCGAATCCGATGTAATCTACCGTCTGGTCTGGGGGATGGAGGCGGCCAGGGTCTTCGAGGCCGCCCAGGGCAACCCACGCGCCGAGACATTGCAAGGTACGGCCGTAACCGCCATCGAGACAGGAACCTTCAACCGGTCAGCCTCGATTCTGATCCGCTCTGGCTTCGACCACCGACTCGCGGCCATCTCTGCAGTCGCCAGCACCGGTGCGACATTCGACTCCGCAACTGAAATGCGCCAGTGGATCAACGATCTCGATCCAAAACTGGCGTTGAGCCAGGACTGGCCCACACCCGAATCGCGGTCAGCCTGGGTGGAGTTCGCATACCGCGCTCGGACGCAACGGGCGCGTCAGTGGATCCGCAGCACCGAGGATGTGGACGAGGTCATCTGGTATGACGCAGCGCCCGACCTGGGGACATGGCTGCGTGTGACTGACGGTGGACCAGGAATTCAGATCTGGTCGACGGGCTTTGACTTGCTCGGAGAGGCATCCATCCGCCTCAACCCGGGGCGCCAAGGCATCCTGCGTGCGCAACGGTCGGGAGGCAACTCTGGTATCCAGTTGCGTTATCGCGGCCCAAACGACCTCTTCCCAAAGGTGCGGAAGCGACCCCCCACTGACATCTAG